The Brachybacterium huguangmaarense genome contains a region encoding:
- a CDS encoding bifunctional glycosyltransferase family 2/GtrA family protein, with the protein MTAAPAPLPGRARPLTPPLTQADSPRAVLAPAPTSDGTAPRGPGAVVAIPALEPGPELVRLVGDLAAEGIDVIVVDDGSGPRFDVVFDRCELAGARVLRCAHNRGKGTALREAFAAAQRCFPGSDVVTADADGQHTLVDIRRLREELGRSGSADRAPIVLGVRAFDGEVPLRSRFGNALSSLAFRAAAGVSLGDTQTGLRGIPARHLTWARTLPGDRYEYEYTMLVRAARDGIGLHQVPISTVYEDDNASSHFRPVRDSLRVLGPVLAFAASSLAAFTVDTGIFWMLTAIGLPVAPALAIARLVSSAGNFSMNRWVVFRGGLAAPLGRAALRYALLAGAVLGGGILLVDALMALGLAAVPAKIAADLLLFSLSFVVQKVLVFRRP; encoded by the coding sequence ATGACCGCAGCTCCGGCACCCCTGCCCGGCCGTGCGAGGCCGCTGACCCCGCCGCTCACGCAGGCCGACAGCCCTCGCGCCGTCCTGGCCCCCGCCCCGACGAGCGACGGGACCGCCCCTCGCGGCCCCGGCGCCGTGGTCGCGATCCCCGCGCTCGAGCCCGGCCCCGAGCTGGTGAGGCTCGTGGGAGACCTCGCCGCCGAGGGCATCGACGTGATCGTGGTCGACGACGGCTCGGGCCCGCGCTTCGACGTCGTCTTCGACCGCTGCGAGCTCGCGGGCGCCCGCGTGCTGCGCTGTGCTCACAACCGCGGCAAGGGCACGGCCCTGCGCGAGGCGTTCGCCGCGGCCCAGCGCTGCTTCCCCGGGTCGGACGTCGTCACGGCCGACGCCGACGGCCAGCACACCCTCGTCGACATCCGGCGCCTCCGCGAGGAGCTCGGCCGCAGCGGCTCCGCGGACCGCGCCCCGATCGTGCTCGGCGTGCGCGCCTTCGACGGCGAGGTGCCCCTGCGCAGCCGCTTCGGCAACGCCCTCAGCTCGCTCGCCTTCCGTGCCGCGGCGGGCGTCTCCCTCGGCGACACCCAGACAGGGCTGCGGGGCATCCCGGCGCGGCACCTGACGTGGGCGCGGACCCTGCCCGGCGATCGCTACGAGTACGAGTACACGATGCTCGTGCGCGCGGCGCGCGACGGCATCGGGCTGCATCAGGTCCCGATCAGCACGGTCTACGAGGACGACAACGCCTCGAGCCACTTCCGGCCCGTCCGGGACTCGCTGCGGGTGCTCGGCCCCGTGCTCGCCTTCGCCGCGTCCTCGCTCGCGGCCTTCACGGTCGACACCGGGATCTTCTGGATGCTGACCGCGATCGGCCTGCCCGTCGCGCCCGCCCTCGCGATCGCGCGCCTCGTGAGCTCGGCGGGGAACTTCTCGATGAACCGCTGGGTCGTCTTCCGGGGCGGCCTGGCCGCGCCTCTGGGACGGGCAGCCCTGCGTTACGCGCTGCTCGCGGGCGCGGTGCTCGGCGGCGGCATCCTGCTCGTGGACGCCCTG
- a CDS encoding phosphodiester glycosidase family protein, with product MHNEHPDTDIAPPPTDGKGPRPRSRRVTRRVLLGGGVGLLAATGGTGAWAYDRYVRDKVEVADVGVAETAAGVSTVSSTDGAYSATGYTSSTTTITLTSTATGSGSEALAWYAADIQVTDATVIRSAFANDEFGQSIIEKPSAMAAAHDAVLAINGDYYGFRDTGIEIRNGVSYRDEPARTGMAFYRDGSIRIYDETTTDADTLLAAGVWNTLSFGPAVLVDGAVPDGVEDVEIDTNIGNHSIQGKQPRTAVGVIDDNHLVFLVVDGRSEGYSAGATLPELGQILLSLGCTGGYNLDGGGSSVMIFDGDIVNQPSNGGERGTSDILYVAG from the coding sequence ATGCACAACGAGCACCCCGACACCGACATCGCCCCACCGCCGACCGACGGCAAGGGCCCACGCCCCCGATCCCGCCGTGTGACCCGCCGGGTCCTGCTCGGCGGCGGCGTCGGGCTCCTCGCCGCGACCGGCGGCACCGGCGCCTGGGCGTACGACCGGTACGTGCGCGACAAGGTCGAGGTCGCGGACGTGGGCGTCGCCGAGACCGCCGCCGGCGTCAGCACGGTCAGCTCGACCGACGGCGCCTACTCGGCCACCGGGTACACGTCCTCGACCACCACGATCACGCTCACCTCGACCGCGACCGGCTCGGGCTCCGAGGCCCTGGCCTGGTACGCGGCCGACATCCAGGTCACCGACGCGACCGTGATCCGCTCCGCCTTCGCGAACGACGAGTTCGGCCAGTCGATCATCGAGAAGCCGTCGGCGATGGCGGCCGCGCACGATGCGGTGCTCGCCATCAACGGCGACTACTACGGCTTCCGCGACACCGGCATCGAGATCCGCAACGGGGTCTCCTACCGGGACGAGCCGGCGCGCACCGGGATGGCGTTCTACCGCGACGGCTCGATCAGGATCTACGACGAGACGACGACCGACGCGGACACGCTCCTCGCCGCGGGGGTCTGGAACACCCTCAGCTTCGGGCCGGCGGTGCTCGTGGACGGCGCGGTGCCCGACGGGGTCGAGGACGTCGAGATCGACACCAACATCGGCAACCACTCCATCCAGGGCAAGCAGCCCCGCACCGCGGTGGGCGTGATCGACGACAACCACCTCGTGTTCCTCGTGGTCGACGGCCGGTCGGAGGGTTACTCGGCCGGGGCCACGCTCCCCGAGCTCGGCCAGATCCTGCTCTCCCTGGGCTGCACGGGCGGCTACAACCTCGACGGCGGCGGCTCCTCGGTCATGATCTTCGACGGCGACATCGTCAACCAGCCCTCGAACGGCGGCGAGCGCGGCACCTCCGACATCCTGTACGTGGCCGGGTGA